In one window of Arachis ipaensis cultivar K30076 chromosome B06, Araip1.1, whole genome shotgun sequence DNA:
- the LOC107647927 gene encoding uncharacterized protein LOC107647927: protein MKILFVLLIITMKEEGPIVEKGVGDERPRSSDEVLAKCNHARGEATAVLGPSLKLKKAIMPREQITVVESCDTLFASTSRVSENVMRFLEGDGGCGSMSRGDEAGPSMTAFNLTIISSPGGLCSNKKPFRRATVEDWKPKGWATEYWEC from the exons ATGAAAATTCTTTTCGTGCTCTTAATAATCACCATGAAGGAAGAAGGGCCAATCGTGGAGAAGGGAGTTGGAGACGAGCGACCCCGTAGTTCAGATGAAGTCCTTG CCAAGTGCAATCATGCGAGAGGAGAGGCAACGGCCGTGCTGGGACCATCGTTAAAATTGAAGAAGGCGATTATGCCGAGAGAACAAATCACGGTAGTGGAGTCGTGCGATACGCTTTTTGCATCGACTTCGAGAGTTTCGGAGAACGTGATGAGGTTTTTGGAAGGGGATGGCGGTTGCGGAAGCATGAGCCGTGGTGATGAGGCAGGGCCTTCAATGACAGCGTTCAATTTAACAATAATATCATCTCCGGGAGGTTTGTGTAGCAACAAGAAGCCGTTTCGAAGGGCAACAGTAGAGGATTGGAAGCCAAAAGGGTGGGCAACAGAGTATTGGGAGTGTTAG